tggactacagtccatagggtcgcaaagagtcggactcgactgaagagacttagcacgcgcGCAACATAGTTTATAAGTTGTGCAGTACGTTAGgaggtaacaaatacataaaaataacaaagggGCGACGGCCGAATAGAAGAGGCTGTGACTGTGGGAGGTGCAGGCGGCGAACCAGGGCGGCATCCCAGGTAGAGTGTCCAGCTCCCGGCAAACGTCCAGCGGGAACCTCTTGGCTGTAACCCTAAGGGCGCCGGCAGAGGGCGCACTGCGCCCAGAGGTGCGCTCCCCGCGGCCCCGCCCGGCCACCGCCCCCGTGCGCTGCTGACGCAGGGGCGCGTGCGCGCGGGCGGCCCAGGGCTGCGCTGCCGTCACCGCTGCCCGCGCCGCCTCGCTCGCGGCGCTGACGTCACTGCTCCGCCCCCGCGCCCCGGCAGGGCGTCTCCAGGGGTTGGGTCCTTGCCCCCACCTTGGGCTCCGGGAAAACGCGAAGTAGGGCTCCGCGGGGCTGGGATTTACATCGGGAAGAGCCTTGGCTGAGGAGCGGACGGATGCAGAGCGCAGGGGAGAGGTGTCACACCTGGGCCCGTGGCTGCGCAGGTGCTGTGTCCAAAAGAGGCTCCCACACCAGGGAGGCCCGAGGCCTGGGGCCCAGACCCCCGCCAGACCCTCTAGACCAGCGCTGTTAAGGGCTCCTAGGGTGCGTTGAGCATCCTAGCCCTAGGTGGATGTTCGCAGAGGGAACCTGTACTCTGATTTCTTAGGGGAGCGTCCTGTCCACGCGCCTCTCGGAGCCCTGGATCCTACTGGAATGGAGGCCTATTCTAATCCGCGCCTCAAACCCATCCACTGGACTGGTCTCTAATTCCCCTTCCAGGGTAGCCAAGGGGACGGGGCTACCTGTTATCCAGGTCCCAAACCTGGGGTTATCCTGGAATTCTCTGCTGGACCGGTCAACAAGGTTCCTCCACCCAGCTCCGCCACTGCAGCCATTACTGGCTTGGATGGCCTCACCGCTCCTTCCTGGCCTCACCACAGTGCCTCGTCTACGCACAGCCAAGAGGGACAATATCACTCCCGTCCTGGGAACCACAAACTGGCTTCCCCCTGCTCCTCGGGCATGTTCATCTTCAGCCCACACActctgggacctcatggacttcgCACATGCATTTCACACGTGCCCAGAGCCAGCCTTCCTAGGTAGTTGTTCCCCTGACTGCCCCTTGTCCTCCTTTGGCAGTGTCcccctttcatgcactgaacacgCGTGTTCCCTCCATTGTGCTCCCCCCGGGGATATGCTCAGGGACCCAACACAAATGAACTCCTGCTCTGGGAGGTCAGGAGGCAGAGGTGAGCAGGGACACAACACACAGGAACAAGTAGCAGGCACGACATGCAGGGCCTCGAAGAGAAGCCAAGTGTAGCAGGGCATGGGAGCATGGGGTGAGAGTAAGAGCTGAAGGAAGCAAGGCAGGGAGCAAGCCGTTCAGGCCTGGCAGCTTCCGGGACAGAGGCCCTGAGGTTGGAATGATCCTTCCACTTTCACTGCACAGGAAAGCGGAGCCATTGAGCTGTATTGAACATAAGTCCGGGCAAACGGATGGGACCCCAGCCAGGCTGGTGGTAGTTGATGACCTTAGCATCTAGAAGGATGATGCATAGCTGTCTGAGAAAGAGCAGCTTTGGGGCTGACCTGACATGGAGTTTCAGCAGGGTAGTCTTGTTTGGTGGCACTCACAATATGTTGGGTTCCATTATCTCTGCCAGTCTTAACAAGGCGAGCCTGACAGTGCAGCCCACACAAGGGAAGAAAGATGGACACGTGCCCCGGAGCTCCCTGGCTGTGCACCCAATAGgctcccaaattgggaaagccaTCGACGGGGAGTCTGTGCACCCCCAGGATACTGGGCTGGGGGGAGTCCTGCGCCCCAGGACCAACACTCCTTTGATTCCCCCTTCCCCTGAGGTCGAGGAATCGTGCGCCGTGGACCTGGAACGGAGATTCAGCTGCCTCTGGAGAGGGCGGCTCCGCGTGGGGAGGGGGCGCCCGGGAGCGTAGgctccgccccccgccccctccggAAGGGAAGGAGAGGCGACGGCCGGCGCGGAGCAAGCGAGCGAGACGCGGTGGCGAGTGCGGTTGGGGCGGCCGGCCGGGGACCGGGCGGCACCGAGCTGGTCGGAGCTGGCTAGCAGCCAACGCGATCACGTGTGCAGCCCCTCCTCTCGCGCCTACCTCCCCCGCGCGCCGCGCTCTCCATTCATAAATTCTCCTCCTGCTGCTACCGCCGCTACCGGGCGCCGGAGCCAGCCGGGAGCGCCGCGCAGCCGCCTGCCCGCCGCCCATGGGCCGCGCACCCCGGCGCTGAGGTAGGCGCGTGCGGGCCTGGGGTTGCACTGGGTCGGGCGGGGGGCAGGGCGAGGCCGCACGGCTAGCTCTGGCTAGAGATCTCCGGCCCTTGCCCGCGAGGCGGCGAGGCCGGAGGCTGAGAGCGGAGGAGCCGTGGTCGGCGTGGGGGCCAATCTTTAGCGCTCTGCACCCGAACTTCAGCGCCCGTGATAGGGACCCTCGCCCACGCCCACCGCAGCCTGTTTCCCCTTGAGAGATTCGGCCAGAGCCGTGGCATTTCCGCCCCCTGGCTTAGCCCGAGATTGAGACAAGCCCAAAGTCGGTTATCTGCATCTCACTTCTCGCCATCCCCATCTCCGGGGCCGGTTGGGGACGCGGGGGTGGGCGCAATGGTGAGCCCGATCCGGAGCCGAGACCCCGCGGGTCTTAAGGGTGGCCTGTGGCCAACCTTCGCCCTAGGTTCACGTCCCCGACTGCCCCCTAGAAGCCCACCTCCCTTACCCCTGGGCCTCCTACTGTCTTTCCTGGTCTCCTGTCAACGTCTCTGTgcctctgccacctcctcctcTAGCCTGAACTCATTTCCCGACCTACATAGAGGGGCCCCCTCCCCCATGGATGCAGGGGACCCGCGACCAGCCTCTGACCCGAAGTGCCGAGGACACCTGGCTTTTGCCAGGCCCCTCCCCTGCTATGGGCCTCGGTCCCCGCCTCCCTTCGTCCAGTTGGGTGAAAACCCCGATGGATTGGGGGCGCTGGAACCTGTGCACAGTCTCCCATTCCTGTGGGCAGGGGCCGCGCGCAGTGCCCACTCAGAGCTGCTGGTCATCCTTGCCCCAGACTCCGTTCCCTGACAATCCAGAGTGCAGCCGCCGGTCCTTCCCACCGGGAGGGCGCATTGGGGAGGGCGGTCAGGTGCAACGTCCAGGCAGTCCCTCTGCTGAGATCTGAGACCCTTCCTATCTCGGTGCCCCCAGCGTCAGGCAGACGTGGAGCCGGCCGGCTCCGGCAGGGAAGGGTGCGGCGGGGGCACGCCAGCGGCCGGCaccggcgggcggcggcggcagcagccaTCTTGCCGCCCCGGGCTGGCTCCAGCCGCCCCAGTAGGAGGCCTCCCTCCcccgcgccccctcccctccccaatgCTCCCTGGCAacccgcctccccctccccccccccccccatctcgGCCTGCTAGCTCAGTCACCATGGGAACCAGATTCTTGAGGGTTGGGAACAGATGCGCCTCCTTTGGCCTTGTCACTCCCACTAGCGCTGGGCGGAGTGAGTCCTGAACCTCCTGGAGTCGTGACCTGGGGATCCCAGGGCTCGGCCTCTCCGCCCCCTCCCCTGGCTGGACAGCCCCGCGGATGGTCCGAGTCCCGGCTATTTTGGAAGCCGTCTCCTGGGGCCGAGgcagcccctccctctccccggATGGGGCAGGCCGGACCCCAGAACCCTGGGGTCTGGCGGTAGTGAGCTGATTCgggtctcagtttcccctctCCTGGGCAGGGCTCCCGGCCTGCGCCACCTTGCCGGGCTGGCCCCACCGGCTGGGGAAGCTGGCTATTGGTACGCACGCGCCTCCTCCTTTACAAAGATGGGGACATGGAGGTCTGATCTGAGCCGGTGGGGGCTGCCTCGTGGCTCCCCCAGCACCACCACTCTGTGAGTCACCGCCCTGTGTGGGCCCCTGCTCCCGCTCCCGGGAAGGAAGACGGGAGAGGGAACGCGGgagctggagctgagcaggccctgcctccgccccccacccctcctcctagCCTCATCATGCAGCCCACGGCCACCATGGCCACGGCCGCCGCTGCCACCACCACCGCCACGGTTGCCCTGACCACGACGTGGGACAACGCCACGGATCGCCCTACAGTGAGTGAGGGATGGGGGGAAAGGGGGGGACGGGGCTGCCAGAGGTCATGCCCACTGGCCCTGACCCCTGACCTGCTGGCCCCGCAGGCAGAGCCTGGCCCAATCCTGGACAGCTATCTgctgctgatggtggtgatggcgcTCTTTGTCGGGGGCGCCCTCGCGGTGCTGTCGGGTGCGCTTCTGCTCTGCAGGCGCTGCTGGGAGGCGCACCGACGCCTCCACAGGTGCGcagtcccctctcccccaccccctcggGGAACTGGGACAGGTCAGCGTGAGAGCTCCCCTAAGAGCAGGTGCAGGCATGCAGGCGTACTTCTAAAGGACAGTGCCCAGGCTCCAGTGAGCTCGGGATGCTGCCTGTTGGGAGCCCTGCTGGGGCCCCAGGGAGGGCAGCCAATCTGGGTCCTCAGGCCCACTGTGCTCTCTCGCTGCACTCCCCAGAGccccagaggaagcagagaagacCACCACCTACCTGGACAACGGTGCCCACCCCACCCAAGGTGAGGCTCCCTTCCAGGCCCTGTCCCAGCCTGTCTGCCCACACCTGGCCACCCCGCAGCCGCCCCCCTTGGGCCGCCTGAccatctgtgtctgtctgtctcccccaCCAGACTGGGCGCGGCTCGATTCCGACTCATCTCTGTTTCCTTAAGCCCACGCGTAGGTGCTCACAGGCGCGTGCTGCGTGAGTGAGTGTGTGAGCGGATGAGCGAGTGCCCGTCcaccctcccaccctgccccgccCCTGGTGGTTAGCCGGGCCCTCTGTGCTCCCTTCCCAACCACTCCCCTCCCTAGTCGCCTGCCGGCCCACTCGTGGCCCACCCTCTCTTGGCTCTCCTCGCAGACCCCGAGTTCAGGGGGGAGGATCCGGAGGGTCAGGACACCGAGACCCAGCGCTTCTTGTCCACCAGCTCCACCGGCCGCCGGGTGTCCTTCAATGAAGCAGCCCTGTTTGAGCAGAGTCGGAAGGCGCAGGACAAGGGCCGCCGGTAAGGAGGGCCAGTGCAGCGGCTAACCTGGGAACTCGCCTTGCCGCCCCCGCCCTCCCCAGCACCTGGTGGGCAGTGACAGCGGGGCTGGAGAGGGCACTGGAGTGTGTGTGGGGGCCCGGCTTGCCCGAGGTGACAGGCAGGCGCGCTGGGCGCAGGTACACCCTGACGGAGGGGGACTTCCACCACCTGAAGAATGCCCGCCTCACCCACCTGCACCTGCCGCCCCTCAAGATCGTCACCATTCACGAGTGTGACTCTGGTGAGGCCAGTGCAACTGCCACACCACACTCCACGGTTGTCCCCAAGGCCAGCCTTGCCATATTCCAGGTGAGTCAGGTGGCAGGTGGCCCGGAGCTCAGGGGTGggaccccaaccccacccccacccagcaggCACCACCTTGCCCACCCACACCCTCCCCCAGCTGTGCCCCTCACCTCAGACTGGGAAGTGGGGCCTGGCCAGGTCCAGTGGGTGGGGGTCCAGCACGCCCCCTCACCCACCCATGCTCTTTgacctgtcactgcttcctccTCCCCCCTGGCTCTGTCCCACAGCCCCCGGGGAAGGCCCTCACCGGCCGCTCCGTGGGCCCCAGCTCCGCCCTGCCAGGTGACCCCTACAACTCGGCCGTGGGCCCTGCCAACTTCGGGATCAGCCCCTCGGCCTCCAGTGACTCCGGGGAAGGCAGCTCGGTGAGGCCTCCCCAGCTCCGTCCTCTGCCCCTCTCCAGCATGGGTCAGCCTATGGGCCTCTACCTGGTCCCCGCCCCGGGAGGAAGAGGGTCAGGTTATACATGGGGCCCACGTGCATTTggctcacctcctccaggatTGTCCAGCAGCTGGAGAGGGCATGGTCAGGACCATCCCAGGCTGTGGGACAGGACACCCCCTACCCTGTCCTGTTCTGGGCTGGGCAAGACAGAGCTGGCCTTTGCCTGGAGAGCCTCTCAGGCAAGGtctgggggttggggagaggcCCAGCCCCCCCTGGTTTAGCGtggcccccacccagccccagctCTCTGCTCTTCCTCTGCACTCCAAGTGAGTGACAAGTGGCCCAAGCCAGGCGGGCACTCGGGCAGCAGGGAGGGGTTAGCGGATCTCAGAGCATCTCTCTTCTCTCACAGCTGGACACTGGGGCCAGGAGCGCCAAGCCTGGTGTGCAGGGGGCTgcagcagggcctggggaggcGGGCCCAGGCTCTGGGGCAGGCCCCGTCCTGCAGTTCTTCACCCGCCTGAGGCGCCATGCTAGCCTGGACGGGGCCAGCCCCTATTTCAAGGTCAAGAAATGGAAACTGGAGCCCAGCCAGCGGGCATCCAGTCTGGACACAAGAGGTGAGCTGCAGCCGCTGGTGGGGAGTGAGGCCCAGGGGGATGTGGAGCAGCAGGTGGCTCTGCACCGTCGGGGGCGGGTGGGGAGGTGGTCCCCAGTCCCCACCCCAGACTGGCCAGCATCATCTGCTCACTAGTGGGCATCTGGCCCACAAGCTGGTCAGGAGGATGACCGGGGCTGCACACAGTGAGCCAGTAAAGCCAGGGCTTGTCCAGCTAGAGCGGACAACAGTGAGCTTCTCCCTTGAGGCCTCGTACAGTGTTTCTGGTGCTGTAGTCAGCTAGATGACATGTACTATGGTATGGCTGTgtgccagtaaaactttatttacaaccACAGGTGGTCAGCCTTTGATGCTGCAGACCCCTCCTCATGGTGCCCTGGACACAGGGCTTCTAAAACCTCAACCCAGGGGCCATGCAGGTCGGGGGTGGCGGTGGCGGGTGTGGCACCAACTCCTGGGACCAATGCTGCTCACTGGAGCTCAGGAGGGCCAGGCTGCTAGGGCACTTACTGCCCTGGGTCCCAGTGCCAGGAGAGGCAGGGTGAGGGGATTAGGGACAGCACCTTGTTGGAGCCAGGCTCCGGCGCCATGGGGCGAGGGAGGGCTGATTTCTGGTTGAGTGCTCCTGgccgggaaggggaggggagggcttgTCCTGCTGCCCCACTGGGAGCCTAGGTGGAGCCTGTAATTCCAGAGGTGATTACAGGCAAATGCACACAAGAAGCACGCAGAACCTGTCTGCTGGGTTACTACCATCCCCACCCCTGAGGCTCTACCACCAGTTTCCCTGGCCCACCAGTGAGGTGGGATCTGGAGCTGGCAGGAGAGAGCAtcacctctccccctcccctgtcCCTTACTTGGCCCTACCTTCACCCTTCAGCCAGGCCGTGTCTTACTTGATGACCAGGACAAGTCCTTGCTCTGGCCACACCTGCCTGCTGCCTTGGCACCTCCACGCATGCCCACCCTGGCCGCTGGGCTTGGTCCTGGTCTTCCGACCCTCAGCACCTTCGTTTTCCAGCTGCACCACAGGGTGGGATAGACACTCACCTGGTCCAGGCTGGTGTCTGCTGGCCTGGCTCAGATGTGGGCAGTGGGCCTGGTGCCAGGAGGGGCTTAGGCAGGTGGTCGGTTTTCCTTTACACAGGCTCCCCCAAGCGACACCACTTCCAGCGGCAGCGGGCAGCCAGTGAGAGCAtggagcaggaggaaggggatgCCCCCCACGTGGACTTCATCCAGTACATTGCCAGCGCGGGTGACACCATGGTCTTCCCAAGCCCCCGCCCCTTTCTGGCCAGCCCCACCAGCCCGCCCCCCAGTCTCGGCAGGTATTTTTCAGTAGATAGAGGTGCTGGGGTGGACCTGTGGGCCcctgccccatcccatcccccataGGTGGCCCCGAGGACGGGCGGTCGAGTCCCTCTGGCTCCACAGTCTTCCTGGAGGCTGCCTCACTGGGGCCATCTCTCCAGCATGGGCTGCAGAAGGGAAGTGGGGGAGAATGGGCAAGGGTTGAGGGATGGGTGGGGCCCCTGCATCCTGCTGAAGCCTAGGGCGTGAAGGTCTCTGCTGTGGACCCAGGGTACTTCCCGCTTGCTGGTGCTCCTGGGGCTGGACAGCTGCTACTCAGAAACTGTTATCACCACTTCTGGGggtgccaccctctccctcagccTAAGGGCAACTCCCAGGAAACTCTGGGCCCCTGTCAGCAGGATGGACAACTGGACCCAAGGAGCAGGGCAGGCTTCCAAGTCCTGGGTGCTTCCTGGTCAGGGAGATCACAACACTTTCTATGTGTTATCTTCCTCCTGGGTCCCTGTCAATCTGTGGTGGGGGCCCCTGGAGGGGTCACCCAGGTGTCCGGGCTCAGGTGGACTCCACTTGGTCCAATCCAACCCCAGCAACCCCTTGGTACACGAAGTTCTTAGTAAGAAGGCATTTCCTGAGAAGAACCTTAACTCTTTCAGGGCGAGGGGCCAACCCCCTGCACTACCAGCAGATGCCCTGGTcacattttcttttaacattttatttatttttaattgaaggataatcgctttacaaatcgtgttggtttctgccatacatcggcatgagtcagccatagatatacgtgttatacatatatcccctccctcttgaacctccctcccatctctcctgTAAGACCCTGGTTGAACTGGCAGGCGCCAGGACGGCTCTGGGTTAACCCAAGAGCATCCAGGCCAAAGTGGACAGGCAGCACTCAGAAACATCATCTTCCACAGCCCGGCCAAGCCTAAAGGGTTCCCATCTGTGCCCATCGTCCTGGACCGAGAAGCAGGG
The DNA window shown above is from Bos indicus x Bos taurus breed Angus x Brahman F1 hybrid chromosome 7, Bos_hybrid_MaternalHap_v2.0, whole genome shotgun sequence and carries:
- the CBARP gene encoding voltage-dependent calcium channel beta subunit-associated regulatory protein isoform X2, encoding MGTWRSDLSRWGLPRGSPSTTTLLIMQPTATMATAAAATTTATVALTTTWDNATDRPTSPRGSREDHHLPGQRCPPHPRLGAARFRLISVSLSPRVGAHRRVLHPEFRGEDPEGQDTETQRFLSTSSTGRRVSFNEAALFEQSRKAQDKGRRYTLTEGDFHHLKNARLTHLHLPPLKIVTIHECDSGEASATATPHSTVVPKASLAIFQPPGKALTGRSVGPSSALPGDPYNSAVGPANFGISPSASSDSGEGSSLDTGARSAKPGVQGAAAGPGEAGPGSGAGPVLQFFTRLRRHASLDGASPYFKVKKWKLEPSQRASSLDTRGSPKRHHFQRQRAASESMEQEEGDAPHVDFIQYIASAGDTMVFPSPRPFLASPTSPPPSLGRLEAAEEVGAAGGASPESPLERGIIAGPEQLQDSDGERDAGLEQAPTIYRDIWSLRASLELHAAASSDHSSSGNDRDSVRSGDSSGSGSGGAAPVFPPPSPPPTPMPRPADGETGGPRKLLQMDSGYASIEGRGVGDDGPPSAPEKRSSFTSAGREATVGCSFESPAPETPVRPRSPRAWPRRAPRRDYSIDEKTDALFHEFLRHDPHFDDALSATARHRARAHPHPHARKQWQQRGRQHSDPGARAAPPTPSTAQSGAPRPARAPLRRGDSVDCPPDGRAGDDPATSSIPVIEEEPGGGCPGSGLCAGTPGALLDKLAASLDDRLFPPRLAQPVAVAPALATAAPTSPDHSPV
- the CBARP gene encoding voltage-dependent calcium channel beta subunit-associated regulatory protein isoform X4, producing MGTWRSDLSRWGLPRGSPSTTTLLIMQPTATMATAAAATTTATVALTTTWDNATDRPTAEPGPILDSYLLLMVVMALFVGGALAVLSGALLLCRRCWEAHRRLHRAPEEAEKTTTYLDNGAHPTQDPEFRGEDPEGQDTETQRFLSTSSTGRRVSFNEAALFEQSRKAQDKGRRSSPFTSVTLVRPVQLPHHTPRLSPRPALPYSSSALPGDPYNSAVGPANFGISPSASSDSGEGSSLDTGARSAKPGVQGAAAGPGEAGPGSGAGPVLQFFTRLRRHASLDGASPYFKVKKWKLEPSQRASSLDTRGSPKRHHFQRQRAASESMEQEEGDAPHVDFIQYIASAGDTMVFPSPRPFLASPTSPPPSLGRLEAAEEVGAAGGASPESPLERGIIAGPEQLQDSDGERDAGLEQAPTIYRDIWSLRASLELHAAASSDHSSSGNDRDSVRSGDSSGSGSGGAAPVFPPPSPPPTPMPRPADGETGGPRKLLQMDSGYASIEGRGVGDDGPPSAPEKRSSFTSAGREATVGCSFESPAPETPVRPRSPRAWPRRAPRRDYSIDEKTDALFHEFLRHDPHFDDALSATARHRARAHPHPHARKQWQQRGRQHSDPGARAAPPTPSTAQSGAPRPARAPLRRGDSVDCPPDGRAGDDPATSSIPVIEEEPGGGCPGSGLCAGTPGALLDKLAASLDDRLFPPRLAQPVAVAPALATAAPTSPDHSPV
- the CBARP gene encoding voltage-dependent calcium channel beta subunit-associated regulatory protein isoform X1, giving the protein MGTWRSDLSRWGLPRGSPSTTTLLIMQPTATMATAAAATTTATVALTTTWDNATDRPTAEPGPILDSYLLLMVVMALFVGGALAVLSGALLLCRRCWEAHRRLHRAPEEAEKTTTYLDNGAHPTQDPEFRGEDPEGQDTETQRFLSTSSTGRRVSFNEAALFEQSRKAQDKGRRYTLTEGDFHHLKNARLTHLHLPPLKIVTIHECDSGEASATATPHSTVVPKASLAIFQPPGKALTGRSVGPSSALPGDPYNSAVGPANFGISPSASSDSGEGSSLDTGARSAKPGVQGAAAGPGEAGPGSGAGPVLQFFTRLRRHASLDGASPYFKVKKWKLEPSQRASSLDTRGSPKRHHFQRQRAASESMEQEEGDAPHVDFIQYIASAGDTMVFPSPRPFLASPTSPPPSLGRLEAAEEVGAAGGASPESPLERGIIAGPEQLQDSDGERDAGLEQAPTIYRDIWSLRASLELHAAASSDHSSSGNDRDSVRSGDSSGSGSGGAAPVFPPPSPPPTPMPRPADGETGGPRKLLQMDSGYASIEGRGVGDDGPPSAPEKRSSFTSAGREATVGCSFESPAPETPVRPRSPRAWPRRAPRRDYSIDEKTDALFHEFLRHDPHFDDALSATARHRARAHPHPHARKQWQQRGRQHSDPGARAAPPTPSTAQSGAPRPARAPLRRGDSVDCPPDGRAGDDPATSSIPVIEEEPGGGCPGSGLCAGTPGALLDKLAASLDDRLFPPRLAQPVAVAPALATAAPTSPDHSPV
- the CBARP gene encoding voltage-dependent calcium channel beta subunit-associated regulatory protein isoform X5, translating into MGTWRSDLSRWGLPRGSPSTTTLLIMQPTATMATAAAATTTATVALTTTWDNATDRPTAEPGPILDSYLLLMVVMALFVGGALAVLSGALLLCRRCWEAHRRLHRAPEEAEKTTTYLDNGAHPTQDPEFRGEDPEGQDTETQRFLSTSSTGRRVSFNEAALFEQSRKAQDKGRRYTLTEGDFHHLKNARLTHLHLPPLKIVTIHECDSGEASATATPHSTVVPKASLAIFQLDTGARSAKPGVQGAAAGPGEAGPGSGAGPVLQFFTRLRRHASLDGASPYFKVKKWKLEPSQRASSLDTRGSPKRHHFQRQRAASESMEQEEGDAPHVDFIQYIASAGDTMVFPSPRPFLASPTSPPPSLGRLEAAEEVGAAGGASPESPLERGIIAGPEQLQDSDGERDAGLEQAPTIYRDIWSLRASLELHAAASSDHSSSGNDRDSVRSGDSSGSGSGGAAPVFPPPSPPPTPMPRPADGETGGPRKLLQMDSGYASIEGRGVGDDGPPSAPEKRSSFTSAGREATVGCSFESPAPETPVRPRSPRAWPRRAPRRDYSIDEKTDALFHEFLRHDPHFDDALSATARHRARAHPHPHARKQWQQRGRQHSDPGARAAPPTPSTAQSGAPRPARAPLRRGDSVDCPPDGRAGDDPATSSIPVIEEEPGGGCPGSGLCAGTPGALLDKLAASLDDRLFPPRLAQPVAVAPALATAAPTSPDHSPV
- the CBARP gene encoding voltage-dependent calcium channel beta subunit-associated regulatory protein isoform X3 — its product is MQPTATMATAAAATTTATVALTTTWDNATDRPTAEPGPILDSYLLLMVVMALFVGGALAVLSGALLLCRRCWEAHRRLHRAPEEAEKTTTYLDNGAHPTQDPEFRGEDPEGQDTETQRFLSTSSTGRRVSFNEAALFEQSRKAQDKGRRYTLTEGDFHHLKNARLTHLHLPPLKIVTIHECDSGEASATATPHSTVVPKASLAIFQPPGKALTGRSVGPSSALPGDPYNSAVGPANFGISPSASSDSGEGSSLDTGARSAKPGVQGAAAGPGEAGPGSGAGPVLQFFTRLRRHASLDGASPYFKVKKWKLEPSQRASSLDTRGSPKRHHFQRQRAASESMEQEEGDAPHVDFIQYIASAGDTMVFPSPRPFLASPTSPPPSLGRLEAAEEVGAAGGASPESPLERGIIAGPEQLQDSDGERDAGLEQAPTIYRDIWSLRASLELHAAASSDHSSSGNDRDSVRSGDSSGSGSGGAAPVFPPPSPPPTPMPRPADGETGGPRKLLQMDSGYASIEGRGVGDDGPPSAPEKRSSFTSAGREATVGCSFESPAPETPVRPRSPRAWPRRAPRRDYSIDEKTDALFHEFLRHDPHFDDALSATARHRARAHPHPHARKQWQQRGRQHSDPGARAAPPTPSTAQSGAPRPARAPLRRGDSVDCPPDGRAGDDPATSSIPVIEEEPGGGCPGSGLCAGTPGALLDKLAASLDDRLFPPRLAQPVAVAPALATAAPTSPDHSPV